From Microcebus murinus isolate Inina chromosome 15, M.murinus_Inina_mat1.0, whole genome shotgun sequence, the proteins below share one genomic window:
- the LOC105856227 gene encoding protein FAM32A-like yields MASYEQVQKGPLKLKGVAELGVTKWRKKKKDKDKAKLLEAMGTSKKNEEEKWRGLDKRTPAHVAFKKIQEKRQMKRILKKVSKTHKQRVEDFNRHLNTLTEHLDSPKVSWTK; encoded by the coding sequence ATGGCATCCTACGAGCAGGTCCAAAAGGGACCCCTGAAGCTGAAAGGCGTCGCAGAGCTCGGCGTGACCaagtggaggaagaaaaagaaggacaaagaCAAGGCGAAACTCCTGGAAGCGATGGGGACGAGCAAAAAGAACGAAGAGGAGAAGTGGCGCGGCCTGGACAAGCGGACTCCGGCCCATGTGGCTTTCAAGAAGATTCAGGAGAAGCGGCAAATGAAAAGAATCCTGAAGAAAGTATCCAAAACCCACAAGCAGAGAGTGGAGGACTTCAACAGACACCTGAATACACTCACAGAGCATTTGGACAGCCCCAAAGTCAGCTGGACGAAGTAG